The following proteins are encoded in a genomic region of Roseinatronobacter sp. S2:
- a CDS encoding Ppx/GppA phosphatase family protein, which translates to MTPERPAGVGAFPNSTHGAAPVAAVRKSAKAPRHPKPRPPQLYAALDLGTNSCRMLIARPHGGHFEVVDSFSKAVELGTGLKSSGLLSYHPMQRTLQALRICRAKLERHKVTRMRLVATEACRRARNSRDFIRRAHAETGLRLDIITAEEEARLAVVSCASLVAIETEQLLVVDIGGGSTELVWIDLSRVAPEKRRNAIMGMYRGAFNRDPVADKPQVIDWISVPLGVATLKDYFSDVDDDAARFALMSWYFEEQLEAFTPYSDLTQHKGFQIIGTSGTITTVAASYLRLKRYDRSKVDGLVMNSGQVDKVIREYLALGPIGRRQDPSIGRDRHTQIMSGAAILTALMRVWPTERMSVADRGLREGLLYAQMSRDGALDMKA; encoded by the coding sequence ATGACGCCCGAGCGTCCCGCAGGCGTGGGCGCTTTCCCGAACTCGACGCACGGCGCGGCACCAGTTGCCGCTGTCCGAAAATCGGCAAAGGCACCGCGCCACCCCAAGCCAAGGCCGCCGCAATTATATGCGGCACTTGATTTGGGGACGAATAGCTGTCGCATGTTGATTGCCCGCCCCCATGGCGGGCACTTCGAAGTCGTGGACAGCTTTTCAAAAGCAGTTGAACTTGGCACCGGCCTGAAATCGTCGGGCCTGCTGTCCTATCATCCGATGCAACGCACCTTGCAGGCGCTGCGGATTTGCCGCGCCAAACTGGAACGCCACAAGGTCACACGCATGCGTCTTGTTGCGACCGAAGCGTGCAGGCGTGCCCGCAACAGCCGCGATTTCATTCGCCGCGCCCATGCCGAAACCGGCCTGCGCCTTGACATCATCACCGCCGAAGAAGAAGCGCGTCTGGCAGTGGTGTCCTGCGCGTCGCTTGTGGCGATTGAAACCGAACAGCTGTTGGTGGTCGATATTGGCGGCGGGTCAACCGAACTGGTGTGGATAGACCTGTCGCGTGTAGCCCCTGAAAAACGCCGTAATGCCATCATGGGCATGTATCGCGGCGCGTTCAACCGCGATCCCGTGGCCGACAAACCGCAGGTCATTGACTGGATCAGCGTGCCGCTGGGTGTGGCTACGCTGAAGGATTACTTTTCCGATGTCGATGACGACGCGGCGCGCTTTGCCTTGATGAGCTGGTATTTCGAAGAACAACTCGAAGCCTTCACCCCCTATAGCGATCTGACACAGCATAAGGGCTTTCAGATCATCGGCACATCAGGGACAATTACCACGGTTGCGGCGTCTTACCTGCGGCTGAAACGCTATGACCGGTCCAAGGTGGACGGGCTGGTGATGAATTCGGGACAGGTGGACAAGGTCATCCGCGAATATCTGGCCCTTGGTCCCATCGGGCGCAGACAAGACCCAAGCATCGGGCGCGACCGGCACACGCAAATCATGTCGGGGGCTGCAATTTTGACCGCATTAATGCGCGTTTGGCCCACTGAACGTATGTCGGTTGCCGATCGCGGGTTGCGCGAGGGGCTGCTTTACGCGCAGATGAGCCGCGATGGCGCGCTTGACATGAAAGCCTGA
- a CDS encoding response regulator transcription factor: protein MRILIADDHDLLRDTLVMFLSSAGDIQVDGANSYAQAVALMEGEEPYDLLLLDYRMPGMNGLNGLKDALEHKRAAHVALMSGDAPRSVIDEALSVGAAGFVPKTLPAKSLRNAVTFMLMGETYMPAGFLQDADGRADPVLQDLSRRETQVLRGLCDGKSNKEIGLDLSISEATVKLHVKTIYRHLGVANRTQAAMLARDLGFN from the coding sequence ATGCGTATCTTGATCGCGGATGACCATGATCTTTTGCGTGATACCTTGGTTATGTTCCTTTCCAGCGCTGGCGATATTCAGGTCGATGGCGCAAACAGCTATGCGCAGGCCGTCGCATTAATGGAAGGCGAAGAACCATACGATCTGCTTTTACTGGATTACCGTATGCCCGGCATGAATGGCCTGAACGGCTTGAAGGATGCGCTGGAACACAAGCGTGCGGCGCATGTGGCGCTAATGTCGGGCGATGCGCCGAGATCTGTTATTGACGAGGCGCTGAGTGTGGGCGCGGCAGGTTTCGTTCCCAAGACATTGCCCGCGAAATCCCTGCGAAACGCGGTGACCTTCATGTTGATGGGCGAAACCTATATGCCTGCCGGGTTTTTGCAAGATGCAGACGGGCGCGCCGATCCGGTTTTGCAAGACCTCAGCAGGCGCGAGACGCAGGTGTTGCGGGGGTTGTGCGACGGGAAATCAAACAAGGAGATCGGTCTGGATCTGTCCATTTCCGAAGCTACAGTGAAACTTCATGTAAAGACAATCTACCGCCATCTGGGCGTAGCCAACAGAACTCAGGCAGCCATGCTCGCACGCGATCTTGGGTTCAACTGA
- the glyA gene encoding serine hydroxymethyltransferase — protein MDTTPRDTGFFTEAIESRDPEIFAAMQAELGRQRDEIELIASENIVSRAVMDAQGSVLTNKYAEGYPGRRYYGGCQYVDVAENLAIERACKLFDCSFANVQPNSGSQANQGVFTALLKPGDTILGMSLDAGGHLTHGAKPNQSGKWFNAVQYGVRQEDYAIDYDQIEALAQEHQPKMLIAGGSAIPRIIDFARMRKIADSVGAILLVDMAHFAGLVAAGLYPSPFPHAHVATTTTHKTLRGPRGGMILTNDESIAKKVNSAIFPGIQGGPLMHVIAAKAIAFGEALQPGFIDYQKQVIKNAQALADQLVKGGVDIVTGGTDSHLLLVDLRPKGVKGNATEKALGRAHITCNKNGIPFDTESPTVTSGIRLGSPAGTTRGFTEAEFRQIGDWIVAVVDGLAANGEDGNASVEARVKAEVAALCARFPIYPQL, from the coding sequence ATGGATACGACACCACGCGATACTGGCTTTTTCACCGAAGCGATCGAAAGCCGCGACCCAGAAATCTTTGCCGCGATGCAGGCCGAACTGGGCCGCCAGCGCGACGAGATCGAACTGATCGCATCAGAAAACATCGTCTCCAGGGCGGTTATGGACGCGCAAGGGTCCGTGCTGACCAACAAATATGCCGAAGGGTATCCGGGGCGGCGCTATTATGGCGGGTGCCAATATGTGGATGTGGCCGAAAATCTGGCGATTGAACGCGCCTGCAAATTGTTTGATTGCAGCTTTGCCAATGTGCAGCCCAATTCGGGGTCGCAGGCCAATCAGGGTGTGTTCACCGCGCTTCTGAAACCGGGCGATACCATTCTGGGCATGTCTCTGGATGCAGGCGGCCACCTGACCCATGGCGCGAAACCCAACCAGTCGGGAAAATGGTTCAACGCGGTGCAATATGGCGTGCGACAAGAAGATTACGCCATCGATTACGACCAGATCGAAGCGCTGGCCCAGGAACACCAGCCCAAGATGCTGATTGCGGGCGGGTCTGCCATTCCGCGCATCATCGATTTCGCCCGCATGCGCAAAATCGCCGACAGCGTGGGGGCCATTCTGCTGGTCGACATGGCACATTTTGCAGGGCTGGTCGCGGCGGGGCTGTACCCCAGCCCGTTCCCGCATGCGCATGTTGCCACCACCACCACCCATAAAACCCTGCGCGGCCCGCGCGGCGGCATGATCCTGACCAATGACGAGTCCATCGCCAAAAAGGTCAACTCGGCCATTTTCCCCGGCATTCAGGGCGGTCCCTTGATGCATGTGATTGCCGCCAAGGCCATCGCCTTTGGCGAAGCGCTGCAACCTGGTTTCATCGACTACCAGAAACAGGTGATCAAGAACGCACAGGCGCTGGCAGATCAGCTGGTCAAGGGCGGCGTCGACATTGTGACAGGCGGCACGGATTCGCACCTGTTGCTGGTGGACCTGCGCCCCAAAGGCGTGAAGGGCAACGCGACCGAAAAGGCACTGGGGCGCGCGCATATCACCTGCAACAAGAACGGCATTCCGTTTGACACCGAAAGCCCCACTGTCACCAGCGGCATTCGTCTGGGGTCGCCCGCAGGCACAACGCGCGGCTTTACCGAAGCCGAATTCCGCCAGATCGGGGACTGGATCGTGGCTGTTGTCGACGGGCTGGCCGCAAATGGCGAAGATGGAAATGCGTCCGTCGAAGCCCGCGTCAAGGCCGAGGTTGCGGCACTTTGCGCCCGCTTCCCCATCTATCCACAGTTGTAA
- the tkt gene encoding transketolase has protein sequence MDIAALRQANPEHWKKATAIRTLAMDAVQAANSGHPGMPMGMADVATVLFEKHLKFDPKHPDWADRDRFILSAGHGSMLIYALLYLTGYEDMTLEQIKNFRQWGAITAGHPEYGHVKGVETTTGPLGQGISNAVGFAMAEEKLRAEFGPKVVDHYTYVIAGDGCLMEGISHEAIGLAGHQKLGRLIVMWDNNDITIDGRVSLSDSTDQRARFAAAGWKVLSCDGHDPADIDRALTAAKGSDRPVLIDCKTTIGFGSPKKADTNGAHGSPLGDAEIAATKEIYGWPHAAFDIPADILDAWRSIGAKGAESRTAWEDRFAKLSGTKQAEFTRRMAGEAPKKLESAIRALKKQISETAPKVATRKSSEMVLEVVNEIMPETMGGSADLTGSNNTKTAGLGVFSADDRKGRYVYYGIREHGMAAAMNGMVLHGGVKPYGGTFMCFTDYARGAMRLSALMGAPVTYVMTHDSIGLGEDGPTHQPVEHLAILRATPNTYVFRPCDTVETAEAWEIALTAPSTPSVLALSRQNLPTLRLDHKVKNQTAQGAYVLAEATGKRQAILMATGSEVEIAMAARELLQAEGIGTRVVSFPCWELFADQPEAYRRKVLPAGPVRVAIEAGVRFGWDRWLCDERGRREKAGFVGMDGFGASAPAPELYKQFGITAEDVAQKVKELL, from the coding sequence GTGGATATTGCCGCCCTTCGTCAAGCCAACCCAGAACACTGGAAAAAAGCCACCGCCATCCGCACGCTGGCCATGGATGCGGTGCAGGCCGCAAATTCCGGCCATCCCGGCATGCCCATGGGCATGGCTGATGTGGCCACCGTGCTGTTCGAGAAGCACCTGAAATTCGACCCCAAACACCCCGATTGGGCAGATCGCGACCGTTTCATCCTGTCTGCCGGTCACGGGTCCATGCTGATCTATGCGTTGCTGTATCTGACCGGATATGAAGATATGACGCTGGAGCAGATCAAGAATTTCCGCCAATGGGGGGCCATCACCGCAGGCCATCCCGAATACGGCCATGTCAAGGGCGTGGAAACCACGACCGGCCCGCTTGGTCAGGGCATTTCAAACGCTGTGGGCTTCGCCATGGCAGAAGAAAAACTGCGTGCCGAATTCGGCCCCAAAGTCGTGGATCATTACACCTATGTCATCGCTGGTGACGGCTGCCTGATGGAAGGGATCAGCCACGAGGCCATCGGGCTGGCAGGCCACCAGAAGCTGGGCCGCCTGATCGTGATGTGGGACAACAACGACATCACCATTGACGGGCGCGTCAGCCTGTCGGATTCCACCGACCAACGCGCGCGTTTCGCCGCCGCTGGCTGGAAAGTGCTGTCGTGCGACGGGCATGACCCTGCCGATATTGACCGCGCGCTGACAGCGGCCAAAGGGTCTGATCGCCCTGTGCTGATTGATTGCAAGACCACCATCGGCTTTGGCAGCCCCAAGAAGGCCGACACAAACGGCGCGCATGGATCGCCCCTTGGCGATGCGGAAATTGCCGCCACCAAGGAAATCTATGGCTGGCCGCATGCTGCATTCGACATTCCTGCCGATATTCTGGACGCATGGCGCAGCATTGGCGCCAAAGGCGCCGAGTCTCGCACCGCATGGGAAGACCGTTTCGCCAAGCTGTCGGGCACCAAACAGGCCGAATTCACCCGCCGCATGGCAGGCGAGGCCCCAAAGAAGCTGGAATCCGCCATCCGCGCGCTGAAAAAACAGATCAGCGAAACCGCGCCCAAGGTGGCCACGCGCAAATCATCGGAAATGGTGCTGGAAGTTGTCAACGAAATCATGCCCGAAACCATGGGCGGGTCTGCGGACTTGACAGGGTCGAACAACACCAAGACCGCAGGTCTGGGCGTGTTCAGCGCCGATGACCGCAAGGGGCGTTATGTCTATTACGGCATTCGCGAACACGGTATGGCTGCGGCGATGAACGGCATGGTGCTGCATGGCGGTGTCAAACCCTATGGCGGCACATTCATGTGCTTCACCGATTATGCACGCGGGGCCATGCGCCTGTCGGCACTGATGGGCGCGCCCGTCACCTATGTGATGACGCATGATTCCATCGGCCTTGGCGAAGACGGGCCAACGCACCAGCCGGTTGAGCATCTGGCCATTTTGCGCGCCACCCCCAACACATATGTGTTCCGGCCCTGCGACACGGTGGAAACCGCCGAAGCGTGGGAAATTGCCCTGACCGCGCCAAGCACACCTTCAGTGCTGGCGTTAAGCCGGCAGAACCTGCCCACGCTGCGCCTTGATCACAAGGTCAAGAACCAGACCGCGCAAGGGGCCTATGTGCTGGCCGAGGCAACAGGCAAACGTCAGGCCATCCTGATGGCAACAGGGTCAGAGGTGGAAATCGCCATGGCCGCGCGCGAGTTGCTTCAGGCCGAAGGGATTGGCACACGCGTTGTGTCCTTCCCCTGCTGGGAATTGTTCGCGGACCAGCCCGAAGCCTACCGCCGCAAGGTTCTGCCCGCAGGCCCCGTGCGCGTGGCCATTGAAGCCGGCGTGCGCTTTGGCTGGGACCGCTGGCTGTGCGATGAACGTGGCCGCCGCGAAAAGGCCGGTTTTGTAGGTATGGACGGGTTCGGGGCATCGGCACCCGCGCCCGAACTTTACAAGCAGTTTGGCATCACCGCCGAAGATGTCGCGCAAAAGGTCAAGGAGCTGTTGTAA
- a CDS encoding aldose epimerase family protein: MPDPARAVFGHLPDGRLVEQITLRGGGMVARVLTLGAIVQDLRMDGVAHPLVLGAESPEPYLDQMQFFGAIVGRFANRIAGATFEIDGQTYQIPANSPGGHALHGGPQGSSQQLWQITAQAPDSVTLALHLPDGDMGFPGNLDVRATISLPASGTLQFDIQASTDHATPCSFAHHGYFILDDTGNLAQHDLRIDAEHYLPVDDALIPTGRIEPVAGGAFDFCTARSLSGQSLDHNFCLSLQQMPLRPVAWLRSKASDISMRMDSTEPGLQVYTGAQIPKDGLQGLGNRRYGPFAGIAMEAQAWPDAPNRPAFPSAILRPDEQYSQSTRYVFGKAQPDPDAGT; this comes from the coding sequence ATGCCTGATCCTGCGCGCGCCGTGTTCGGCCACCTTCCTGATGGTCGGCTGGTTGAACAGATCACCTTGCGTGGCGGCGGGATGGTCGCGCGTGTCCTGACGCTTGGTGCCATTGTGCAGGATTTGCGCATGGACGGTGTCGCGCATCCGCTGGTCCTTGGGGCAGAATCGCCAGAACCCTATCTGGACCAGATGCAGTTTTTCGGCGCGATTGTGGGCCGGTTTGCAAATCGCATCGCGGGCGCAACGTTTGAAATTGATGGCCAGACCTACCAAATTCCGGCCAACAGCCCCGGCGGGCACGCATTGCATGGCGGGCCACAGGGCAGTTCGCAGCAGTTGTGGCAAATCACAGCGCAGGCCCCCGACAGTGTAACCCTTGCCTTGCACCTGCCAGATGGTGACATGGGGTTTCCGGGCAATCTGGATGTGCGCGCAACAATCTCGCTGCCCGCCAGCGGGACACTCCAGTTCGACATTCAGGCCAGCACGGACCATGCGACACCATGCAGTTTTGCGCATCACGGCTATTTCATTCTTGATGACACCGGCAATCTTGCGCAGCATGATCTGCGAATAGACGCAGAGCATTATCTGCCTGTTGATGACGCGCTTATTCCAACTGGCAGAATTGAACCCGTTGCAGGCGGCGCATTCGATTTTTGCACAGCGCGCAGCCTGTCGGGGCAGTCACTGGATCATAATTTCTGCCTGTCGTTGCAGCAAATGCCCCTGCGCCCTGTGGCATGGTTGCGCAGCAAGGCATCTGACATATCCATGCGGATGGACAGCACCGAACCGGGGCTTCAGGTCTATACGGGTGCGCAAATCCCGAAAGACGGGCTTCAGGGGCTGGGCAATCGGCGCTACGGTCCGTTCGCGGGCATTGCCATGGAAGCGCAGGCATGGCCCGACGCGCCGAACCGCCCCGCGTTTCCTTCCGCGATCTTGCGACCGGATGAACAATACAGCCAAAGCACGCGCTATGTCTTTGGCAAGGCGCAACCGGACCCGGACGCAGGCACATGA
- a CDS encoding PepSY domain-containing protein, with protein sequence MKLRYIFPVALAMSAAPALADRQPPAQALPLSEIVAGLESQYDIAWIDEIEWDDDGYWDVEFFARDGRKVDLKIDPVTGQTKDDMLHR encoded by the coding sequence ATGAAGCTGCGCTATATTTTCCCCGTCGCACTCGCCATGAGTGCGGCACCCGCCCTTGCGGACCGGCAGCCCCCGGCACAGGCCCTGCCCCTCTCCGAGATTGTCGCAGGACTGGAAAGCCAGTATGACATCGCCTGGATTGACGAAATTGAATGGGATGATGACGGCTATTGGGATGTCGAATTTTTTGCCCGCGATGGCAGGAAGGTCGATCTGAAAATAGACCCTGTAACGGGCCAAACGAAGGATGACATGCTTCATCGCTGA
- a CDS encoding TrmO family methyltransferase: MKDRFATRPGEEHLDAPFPMQAEITFIGHIESQWSLEDCPKNIAQAREAAKPAHLQIEPQFRAGLDGIAVGDALVLLYWMDRAPRDLIRQMPRHRDTATGTFNLRSPARPNPIGMGVVRVVALDAGAGRVTIDAIDAIDGTPLIDIKPHMPRADQLPA, from the coding sequence ATGAAGGATCGCTTTGCCACACGCCCTGGTGAAGAACATCTTGATGCGCCATTCCCGATGCAGGCCGAGATTACATTTATCGGCCATATAGAAAGCCAATGGTCGCTGGAAGATTGCCCCAAAAATATCGCACAGGCGCGCGAGGCCGCAAAACCCGCGCATCTTCAGATTGAACCGCAGTTTCGCGCGGGCCTTGACGGGATCGCGGTGGGGGATGCGCTGGTGTTGCTATACTGGATGGACCGCGCGCCGCGTGACCTGATACGCCAAATGCCGCGCCACCGTGACACGGCGACTGGCACGTTTAACCTGCGTTCCCCCGCACGGCCAAATCCGATTGGCATGGGCGTGGTCAGGGTTGTGGCGCTGGATGCGGGTGCAGGGCGGGTTACGATTGATGCCATTGACGCGATTGACGGCACGCCGCTGATAGATATCAAGCCGCACATGCCACGCGCCGACCAGCTTCCGGCCTAA
- a CDS encoding alpha/beta fold hydrolase, with translation MLNILRNGTPTDLPPLLIVHGLFGSARNWGAIAKRLGDSRSVISVDMRNHGESPWYDSHGYDDLAGDLAQVIAAEGVAMDVLGHSMGGKAAMMLALTRPELVNRLLVADIAPVTYAHSQSHFITAMRAVDISALKTRADADAALGANVADPGVRAFLLQSLDLRASPPRWRLNLDVLEHEMGRITGWPDDVQGSFDGPALFLSGAKSDYVLPEHRPAIKALFPDAKFAKIPDAGHWIHAEAPRPFEATARMWFD, from the coding sequence ATGCTGAACATCTTGCGAAACGGCACGCCCACTGACCTGCCGCCCCTGCTGATTGTGCATGGGCTGTTCGGGTCCGCGCGCAACTGGGGGGCCATTGCCAAACGGCTGGGCGACAGCCGCAGCGTGATCAGCGTGGATATGCGCAACCATGGCGAAAGCCCGTGGTATGACAGCCATGGATATGACGATCTGGCCGGTGATCTGGCGCAGGTCATCGCCGCCGAAGGTGTCGCAATGGATGTGCTGGGCCATTCCATGGGCGGCAAGGCTGCGATGATGCTGGCGCTGACACGGCCTGAACTGGTGAACCGCCTGCTGGTCGCCGATATTGCGCCCGTCACCTATGCGCACAGCCAGTCGCATTTCATCACCGCGATGCGCGCCGTGGATATTTCAGCGCTGAAAACCCGCGCCGATGCGGATGCAGCACTGGGGGCCAATGTCGCGGACCCGGGCGTGCGGGCGTTTTTGCTGCAATCGCTGGACCTGCGCGCCTCACCACCGCGTTGGCGCCTGAATCTGGATGTGCTGGAACATGAGATGGGCCGCATCACCGGCTGGCCCGATGATGTGCAGGGCAGCTTTGACGGCCCTGCCCTGTTCCTGAGCGGGGCAAAGTCCGATTATGTCCTGCCCGAACACCGGCCCGCCATCAAAGCCCTGTTTCCGGACGCGAAATTCGCCAAAATACCGGACGCAGGCCATTGGATACATGCAGAAGCCCCGCGCCCGTTTGAAGCGACCGCGCGCATGTGGTTCGACTGA
- a CDS encoding RlmE family RNA methyltransferase — protein MKTPNTSGRGSRELKVKVKTARGRKLSSTRWLERQLNDPYVAAARRDGYRGRAAYKLLELDDKYRFLVPGARVVDLGCAPGGWLQVAVPRVNSLGEKKGKRTGYVLGVDLQDVEPLPGAEVHVLDFLDEGADDLVKEWLGGPADVVMSDMAAASSGHKQTDHMRIMSLCDAAAHFAFDVLEEGGTFVAKVLAGGAEGELQRLLKQNFKKVANVKPPASRSDSSEKYVVAQGFRGGREGNAESAPE, from the coding sequence ATGAAAACACCAAATACATCCGGTCGCGGCAGCCGCGAATTGAAGGTCAAGGTCAAGACCGCGCGTGGACGCAAACTGTCGTCCACGCGCTGGCTGGAACGGCAGTTGAACGACCCTTATGTGGCGGCGGCGCGGCGCGATGGCTATCGCGGGCGGGCGGCATACAAGCTGCTGGAACTGGACGACAAGTATCGCTTCCTTGTGCCCGGCGCGCGGGTCGTCGATCTGGGCTGCGCGCCGGGTGGTTGGTTGCAGGTTGCCGTGCCGCGGGTCAATTCGCTGGGTGAAAAGAAGGGCAAACGCACGGGCTATGTGCTGGGCGTGGACCTGCAAGACGTTGAACCCCTGCCCGGTGCCGAAGTTCATGTGCTGGATTTTCTGGATGAAGGCGCGGATGATCTGGTCAAGGAATGGCTGGGCGGGCCGGCCGATGTTGTGATGTCGGACATGGCGGCCGCGTCCAGCGGGCACAAGCAAACGGACCATATGCGCATCATGTCGCTTTGCGATGCGGCGGCGCATTTTGCCTTTGACGTGCTGGAAGAAGGCGGCACATTCGTGGCCAAGGTGCTGGCGGGCGGGGCCGAAGGCGAGTTGCAGCGCCTGCTGAAGCAGAACTTTAAAAAGGTGGCCAATGTCAAACCCCCTGCAAGCCGGTCTGACAGTTCGGAAAAATATGTTGTTGCCCAAGGATTTCGCGGCGGACGTGAAGGTAACGCCGAAAGCGCCCCCGAATGA
- a CDS encoding virulence factor — protein MASLVIVYWRDIPAQVIAGKGRNAHKIQLSERFEQAIDRCAMKVGARDADAYLAEWRKAPPVDVAGSDEDVAKTTAEQLEAQYDADRLKLLIANDGWAAKV, from the coding sequence ATGGCTTCGCTTGTGATTGTTTACTGGCGCGATATTCCTGCACAGGTTATCGCGGGCAAGGGGCGCAATGCGCATAAGATCCAGCTTTCCGAACGGTTTGAACAGGCCATTGACCGCTGCGCCATGAAGGTGGGCGCGCGCGACGCCGATGCCTATCTGGCAGAGTGGCGCAAAGCGCCGCCTGTGGACGTCGCTGGAAGTGATGAAGATGTCGCGAAAACCACCGCAGAGCAGCTGGAAGCGCAGTATGACGCAGACAGGCTGAAGCTGCTGATCGCCAATGATGGTTGGGCGGCGAAGGTCTGA
- a CDS encoding response regulator transcription factor, translated as MKVLIVEDDGLMAQTIAALLGQRKFNATIVSDGRSALEMMELYPFDAVLLDLRLKRESGLDVLREARRKGISYPILILSGDMEISTKVEALGAGADDYITKPFKIDELSARILAVVRRANGHINTKVTIGDLVIDLDARIVTAHGNMLTLTSKEYDILETLALRKGRTLSKDMLMSQLYGGVDEPSIKIIDVFICKLRKKLSDALDGNCPIQTVWGRGYMIKECADEPAPENYAMSA; from the coding sequence GTGAAAGTCCTGATTGTAGAAGACGATGGATTGATGGCGCAAACCATCGCAGCCCTGCTGGGTCAAAGAAAATTCAATGCGACCATCGTGTCAGATGGTCGTTCCGCATTGGAAATGATGGAATTATATCCATTTGATGCTGTTTTGCTGGACCTTCGCCTGAAGCGGGAATCCGGGCTGGATGTGTTGCGCGAGGCGCGCCGCAAGGGAATAAGCTACCCGATCCTGATCCTGTCGGGCGATATGGAAATATCGACCAAGGTTGAAGCGTTGGGCGCAGGCGCGGATGATTATATTACCAAGCCGTTCAAGATTGACGAACTTAGCGCAAGAATTCTGGCAGTTGTGCGCCGCGCGAACGGACATATCAACACCAAGGTCACGATTGGCGATCTGGTCATTGATCTGGACGCGCGTATTGTCACGGCCCATGGCAACATGCTGACGCTGACCAGCAAGGAATATGATATCCTTGAAACACTGGCCCTGCGCAAAGGCAGAACACTGAGCAAAGACATGCTGATGAGCCAGCTTTACGGGGGTGTGGATGAACCCAGCATCAAGATTATTGATGTTTTCATCTGCAAGCTTCGCAAGAAGCTATCTGATGCACTGGACGGGAATTGCCCGATTCAAACGGTCTGGGGCCGCGGCTACATGATAAAGGAGTGTGCAGACGAACCCGCCCCGGAAAATTATGCAATGTCAGCATGA
- a CDS encoding NAD kinase — MSANIAFLASAAPDAQAALSDLSAQYGNCPLDSARVIVALGGDGFMLQTLHSTQALDTPVYGMNRGTVGFMMNAYSTDGLLARLEQAEMAVLNPLRMSATRIDGTKADVLAINEVSLLRQGAQAAKLRIVVDGRQRLDELVCDGVILSTPAGSTAYNYSAHGPILPIGSDVLALTPVAAFRPRRWRGALLPKDSHVRFEVIDPAKRPVMADADSRSVRNVLSVDIRSDNRIAHKLLFDPGHGLEERLIREQFV; from the coding sequence ATGTCTGCAAATATTGCCTTTCTGGCCAGCGCGGCCCCGGACGCACAAGCGGCGTTATCGGATCTTAGCGCGCAATACGGGAATTGCCCGCTGGACAGCGCGCGGGTGATTGTCGCCTTGGGGGGCGACGGGTTCATGTTGCAGACGCTGCATTCCACCCAAGCGCTGGACACACCCGTTTACGGCATGAACCGCGGCACGGTCGGGTTCATGATGAATGCCTATAGCACGGACGGATTGCTGGCGCGGCTGGAACAGGCGGAAATGGCCGTGCTGAACCCCCTGCGGATGAGTGCGACGCGAATCGACGGGACCAAGGCCGATGTGCTGGCCATTAATGAAGTGTCGTTGTTGCGACAGGGTGCGCAGGCCGCGAAGCTGCGCATCGTGGTTGACGGGCGGCAGCGGCTGGATGAACTGGTCTGTGATGGCGTGATTCTAAGCACGCCTGCGGGTTCAACCGCCTATAATTATTCGGCGCATGGGCCGATCCTGCCCATCGGGTCGGATGTGCTGGCGCTGACGCCTGTTGCCGCCTTTCGCCCCCGTCGCTGGCGCGGGGCGTTGCTGCCCAAGGACAGCCATGTGCGTTTTGAAGTCATCGACCCTGCAAAACGCCCGGTCATGGCCGATGCCGACAGCCGGTCGGTGCGCAATGTGCTAAGTGTCGATATCAGGTCGGACAACCGCATTGCGCATAAGCTGCTGTTTGACCCCGGCCACGGGCTGGAAGAACGCCTGATCCGCGAACAATTTGTCTGA
- a CDS encoding cell division protein ZapA, which produces MPEQTIIIGHKEFQVACQPGEEGFLLAAAEMLDAEARTLLDQIGRVPAERMLLMSGLMLADRTAGVEDKLQAAEAELASLREEISRLHARPMPEPRHVEVPVVPQDITDALTELAARAEAVADDLEQGK; this is translated from the coding sequence ATGCCTGAACAGACTATCATCATTGGCCACAAGGAATTTCAGGTTGCCTGCCAGCCCGGTGAAGAAGGGTTCCTGCTGGCGGCTGCTGAAATGCTGGACGCCGAGGCGCGCACCCTTCTGGACCAGATTGGCCGTGTTCCGGCAGAACGTATGTTGCTGATGTCCGGCCTGATGCTGGCCGACCGCACCGCAGGTGTCGAAGACAAACTGCAAGCCGCCGAGGCGGAACTGGCGTCCTTGCGCGAAGAAATCTCGCGCCTGCATGCCCGCCCGATGCCGGAGCCGCGCCATGTGGAAGTGCCTGTCGTGCCACAAGATATCACCGACGCGCTGACCGAACTGGCCGCACGCGCCGAAGCTGTGGCCGATGATCTGGAGCAGGGCAAGTAA